A window of Tissierellales bacterium contains these coding sequences:
- a CDS encoding ABC transporter permease codes for YLYKTPRGMWLRASGEYPEALETVGISPKKMKYISSLGCGILCSLAGVHLSLGYLTLFTENMSADRGFIAVAAIIFGRANPIKTFIAALMFGFFDALGIRMQVVGVPSQFTQMLPYLVTVLTLFILTKNHLNKIKKRKKEGAY; via the coding sequence TTATTTATACAAGACCCCTAGAGGAATGTGGTTAAGGGCTTCTGGAGAATATCCTGAAGCATTAGAAACAGTAGGCATTAGTCCTAAAAAAATGAAGTATATTAGTTCTCTAGGATGTGGAATACTTTGTAGTCTTGCTGGTGTTCATCTTTCATTAGGATACTTAACCTTATTTACAGAAAATATGAGTGCCGATAGAGGCTTTATTGCAGTGGCAGCTATTATCTTTGGTAGGGCGAACCCCATAAAGACCTTCATAGCAGCCCTAATGTTTGGATTCTTCGATGCTTTAGGAATAAGGATGCAAGTAGTAGGTGTACCATCTCAGTTTACTCAAATGCTTCCCTATTTAGTTACAGTACTAACATTATTTATTTTAACTAAGAATCATTTAAATAAAATTAAAAAGAGAAAAAAAGAAGGGGCATATTAG